ACGTCGATTACCGGCTCCAGCGGGGCGCCCGCATCCCGACGGGGCGCGCCAACCTGAAGATCAGGGGGCTGTCGCGCTCCGGGCTGGTGCTCACCTCGCGCCCCGCCGATGTCGCGCTTGCGGCGGTCCTGACGGACAATGTCGCGGCCGGCCGTGCGATCGTGTCGAGCGGCGGCAAGGTGATCGGGCGAGCCCAGGCGCGCATCGCCAACCTGCCCGCGTCCGGGGACCTGCCCGACCGGCTGCTCGCCGGCAACCTGTTCGCCCAGCTTCGCTACGGCGGCCCGGCCGATACGCTGTGGCGGCTGTTCGGGATCGAGACCATCGACATCTCCGGACCGGTTTCGATCGGCGCCGACATCAGCGGGACCGGCGCCAACCCCATCATCCGGGGCTCGCTGCGCTCGACCCAGGCGCGGCTGGAGAGCGCGGTGACGGGCACGGTGATCAACAATATCGCCGCATCGGGCCGGTTCAACGGCTCGCGCCTCGTGATCGACAAGCTCAGCGGGCAGACGCGGGGCGGGGGAACGCTCAGCGGCCGTGCCGCCTTCGACTTCGCGGCCGAACAGGGGCTGGGCATGGATGTAGCCATCGATGCGCAGAACGCGCAGCTGCTCAGCCGCGACGATATCGGCGCCACCGTGACCGGCCCGCTGACGATCAAGTCGAACGGCAATGGCGGCACCATCGCCGGCGACGTGCGGTTGGCGCGGGGACGCTTCCAGCTTGGCCGGGCGGCAGCGGTGGCGGCGATCCCGCAGTTCGACACGGTCGAGTTGAACCGACCCGACGATGTCGATGAACCGCTCCGTCGCGCGCCCTGGCGGCTCGATATCAAGGTGGATTCGCGTAACCAGCTGATGGTGACGGGCCTTGGCCTCGACAGCGAATGGCGCGGCCGGCTGGACCTTGGTGGCACGATCGAGAATCCGGCGATCACGGGCCGGGTCGATCTGGTGCGCGGAGGCTATGAATTCGCTGGCCGCCGCTTCGACCTCGATCGTGGCTCGATCCGTTTCCTTGGCGAGACACCGCCCGACCCGTTGCTCGACATCACCGCGAAGGCCAATCTCAACGGGGTCAGCGCGACGATCGCGGTGGGCGGGACGGGACTGCGGCCCGAAATCCACTTCACCAGCATTCCCGCACTGCCCGAGGACGAACTGCTGTCGCGTCTGCTGTTCGGGACCTCGATCACCAACCTCTCGGCCCCCGAAGCGCTCCAGCTCGCCGCGGCGGTCGGATCGCTGCGCGGAGGCGGCGGCGGGCTCAACCCGATCAACGCGGTGCGCCGCGCTGCCGGGCTCGATCGGCTGCGCATCCTGCCGGCGGACCCGACGATCGGCACCGGCACCTCGATCGCGGCAGGCAAATATATCGGCCGGCGAACCTATGTGGAGGTAATCAGCGACGGCCAGGGCTATTCGGCGACGCGGATCGAGTTTCAGATCACCCGCTGGCTGTCGCTGCTCTCCAGCATCTCGACGATCGGACGACAGAGCGCGAGCGTCAGGGTATCGAAGGATTATTAGACCCGATCCGGTTCAGGACCGGATCGATTTCCTCAGTTTGCCGTGATTTCCGAGTCGTCAGTTGTTTTCACCCGACTGGAAACCAATCTAGCCGAAGCTGTGCTTCACCTTGATCGACGGCAGCACATGCCGGTTGCGGTGGCGCAGTTCCTGCTGATTGGGGGCCGGGTTGGTCCGGTCTGGCGCGTAGAAGGTGCGAAGGCGGCTGATCCGGGCCTGGAGGATGTTGTCGACCGCTACGCTCAGCGTCGTCCGTGCGCTGGGCCGATATTCGGCGAAGATGTCCAGGGTCGGATGTTCGGAGAAGCGATCGGTTTCGTTACGCCGAAAGTTGGTGGCGTGGGTGACGCCCTCGACGTCGAGCCCCCAGGCGAACTTGCCGAGATCCTGGCGGAAATTGGCTTCGTAAGCGAAGGCGCGGTTGTTCGAGAACGGGCGGCTGCGGAGCGTGTAGGGATCGACGACGCTGGTTCCCACATAGGAACCGTACAGCGTCAGCCGCCCGCCCTTGATGCCCAGGCCGCGCAGCGGCGCGTCGAGCTTGGCGCGCGCGATCCATTCCTTGCCGCTGCCGAGATTGCCCGGCGCGTCGAAACCCTCGGGGGTGGGGATACGATCCTGGACCTGGGAGATGCGGTTGTGGCCCAGTTCGAGCTTGATCAGCCCATCGCCCAGGATCGGGCGCTCGATCGTCGCCAGCAGTTCCCAGGCGCGCTGGGGCACCAGATTGGCGTTGCCGCCTTCCACCTGCTCGCTCGATAGGGTGACGCTGCTTATGAAATCCTCGAACTGCAGTTGGGCGACGGTACGGCTCAGCGACAGCTGCGCGTGCCAGCCGCCCTTGGGGCGCCAGTCGATGATCGTCTTGGGCTTGATGAAGCTCAGCGAGCGCTGCGCCTGCGCGTCGCCGCGCACGATCAGACGCGACGTCTCATAGTTCAGGCCGAGGTCGAGCCGCAGGCTTGAGCTCAGCGGCCGTCCGGCGTTGACGAAGGCTTCGGCGCGCTTCTCGCGGACCACCGCCTCATCGATCGGAAGCGGAATGCGGCTGCGCGTTCCATCCGGCGCGACGCTGAACACGCCGACATCGCTTTCCAGTCGGTTGAGCACGGCCTCTCCGCCGATCTCCACGGTCCAGCCGGCCAGATTGCTCCGGTTCCAGACGAGACGGGCCAGGCTCTCGGCCTTGCGATCGTCGAGGGTCTGTTCGGACCCGCCCAGGCTGGGCGCACCGATCGGACGTAGCAGCACCACGTCCCTGTTGTCGCGGGTCCGCCGCGTGATCAGGCCAATCAGCTTGATGCCGCCGCCAGCGAGGGGTCGGGTGACATCGCCGCCAATCTCGAAATCATGGCGGTGATTGCGCTGGAGCAGCCGGTCGTCTCGGGCCCCCGCGCCCACCGGAAACACATGGTTGGTTTGGGTCAGCGAGAAATCGAAGCGCGAATAGCGGCCGTTGACATGGGCGGTGCGGTTGGCACCGGCATCATAAGCCCAGGAGGCCGAGGCGGTGGCGAAGGGGGCCGTGGTCTTGTTCACCTTCTCGCGCCGCTCGCGCAGCGCTCCGCCGGGCAGGGCGGTGATCAGGTCGATGCCCTCATCGGTGCTCTGTTCATTGGTAAGCGACACCGCCAGATTGAAAGTCGATGGGCCGCGCTTCAGTAGCGCCGATGCGCTGCCGGTCGGAAAGACATGGCCGGTAAACTCGCGCTGCGCGCTAGCTTCCAGCGTGCCGGCGATCCCGCCGCTGTCACTCAGGATCAGGTTGAGCACCTGCGCCTTGGCCGAATAGTCGGAACCGAAGCGGTCACCCGAGCTGACCTCGACCCGCAGCACCCGATTGGCCGGAATGCGCGACAGGATCACATCGATCGTATCGGACTTGGAGCTTGGCCGCTGGCCGTTGATCACGACATTACCCGCCGCCTGGGCGAAGCCGCGTATCTCCTCGTCGACCTCCTCCAGCACGAAGCCGGGGACGCGCTTGACAATCTCCAGCGCATTGGCGGGGGAGAAGGTGGTGAAGAAGGCGGCCGGATAGACCAGCTGACTCTGGGTTTCGGCGGTCTGGGCGATGGCTGGCGCCCCCGCCGAGGCGAGCATCCCCGCCATCGCGAGGAGCGGTAGCCTGATCCTTATTATTGTCCGTGGCACCGCACCGTTTCTACGGCACATCCGACCGCGACAGCAGGGCGTTGGTCGACGGCTCAGGTCGTTCGTCGATCAGCGTCCGGAGGGCATCTCCAGGCCTGTCCACTTCGCCGCGAAGGCCCACATGTCGGCATATTCCTCGATCAGCTTGTCGGTGGGCTTGCCCGATCCGTGGCCGGCGCGGGTCTCGATCCGGGCGAGGTGCGGCCGGTCGCCGATATCGGCGGCCTGAAGGGCGGCGACATATTTGAAGCTGTGGCCGGGCACCACCCGATCGTCGGTGTCGGCCGTGGTGGTCAGGATCGCCGGATAGCGCCGGCCGCTGTCGATGTTGTGGTAGGGCGAATAGGCGCGCAGCACGCGGAAATCGGCTTCCTTCGCCGGATAACCATAGTCGTCGACCCAATAGCGCCCGGCGGTGAAGCGGTCGAAGCGGAGCATGTCCATCACCCCCACCTGAGGCAGTGCGGCGGCGAACAGATCGGGCCGCTGGTTGACGACCGCGCCGATCAGCAGGCCGCCATTGGAGCGCCCCTGAATCGCCAACTTGTCGCTGGTCGTGATCCCCTGCGCGATCAGATATTCGCCGGCGGCGATGAAGTCATCGAACACATTCTGCTTGGCCGCGAGGCGCCCGCCATCGTGCCAGGCCTCGCCATATTCGCTGCCGCCCCGGATATTGGCGAGTGCATAGACGCCGCCCATCTCCATCCAGGCGAGGTTCGCGGGGTTGAAGCCCGGCCGCTGGGCGAGGTTGAAGCCCCCGTAGGCATAGAGCAGGGTCGGCGCGCCGCCGCGATGATCGAGGCCCTTCTTGTGGACCACGAACATCGGCACGCGGGTGCCGTCCTTCGACGCGTAGAAGCGTTGCTCGACGACATAATCGCCGGGATCGAACGCCACCTTGGGCAGCGCGAAGGGCGTCACCTTTCCGCTGTCCGTATCGTAGCGATAGATCGAGTTCGGCAGATTGAAGCTGGCGAAGGAGAAGAAGGTCTCGGGATCGCCGGCCTCGCCCTCGAAGCCCTGCGCGGTGCCGATGCCGGGGAGGGGAACCTTGCCCCGTGCCGTGCCGTCCAGGCCGAAGCGGCGCACCTCGCTCTTGGCATCGACTAGATAGGCGACAAGGATCGAATCTCCGACCATGGTGGCGCCGTCGATCATCGAGGTCGACTGGGGCACGATATCGCGCATCGTCGCCGCGGCTTTGGGCGGATCCGCCATGTCGAAGGCCACCAGTTTCTGAAGCGGCGCATCCTTGTTGGTGATGAAGGTCAGCCGGTCGCCCTGCGATCCGACCGGCACCCAATTGTGGTCGAGCCCGCGTACCAGGACGAAGGGCTTCGCGTCGGGCTTGCGCAGGTCGAGCAGCACCAGCTCATAGCGTTCGTCCGTGCCCTCGGACGACCGGATCACCAGCCAGCCGCCGTCGTCGCTGACGGTGGCATCATGGTTCAGCTTGGGGCGGTCGGGGGTGGCGTAGACCAGCCGGTCGGCGCTCTGCGGGGTGCCGATCCTGTGGAAATAGACCTGCTGGTTCTCGTTGAGCGCCTGATAGACCTCCCCCGCGCGCGGCTCGGAGAAGCGGGAGTAGAAGATGCCCGATCCGTCATGCGCCCAGGAAATGGCGGTGAACTTGGCCCATTTGATCTCGTCTGGGAGCGGCTCACCCGTGGCGACATCGAGGATGCGGATCGTCCGCCAGTCGGTGCCGCCGTCCTGAACCGCATAGGCCAGCCGCTTGCCGTCCTTCGCGGGTACCCATTCGGCGAGCGCCGTCGCACCGTCCTTCGCCCAGAGATTGGGATCGATCAGCTGGCGCGGCGTGCCGTCCAGCCCTTTGCGCACGAACAGCACCGACTGATTCTGCAGGCCGCTGTTGCGCGTGTAGAAGTAATTCCCGCCCGCCTTTTCGGGGATGCCGAAGCGCTCATAATTCCAGAGCTGCGACAGGCGCGCCTTGATCCCGGCGCGGCCGGGCAGGGTATCGAGATAGGTGTTGGTCGCTTCGTTCTGCGCGGTCACCCAGGCGCGCACCCTGGGATCGACGCGGACGTCATTCTCCAGCCAGCGATAGGGGTCGGCGATCGTTTCGCCGAACTGCTGCTCGGCGACATCGGTCCGCTCGGTGGCGGGATAGGCGAGGGGGGCCGCCAGCGTGACAGTGGACGTGGCGACGCTCATGCCGAGGGCGAGGAGCATGGGGGAGCAGGCGAACAGGGGGCGCGGCATGGCCATATCCTCTCCGGAAACAAGGGTGATTCTCTCCAGCTTAGCGAATTTCCCGTCTGACGGAATCCGGGTGCTTGCCGGTTCAGGGCAGCGGCTGGACCGACGGGGCGTTGTGCGGCCGGAACAGCCGCCCGCGTTCCACAATCAGGACGATCGCCAGCGAAACGATCGTGCAGAGCAGGAAGCCCAGGGTGAGCGGGAGGGTGGAGCCCGCGAAGGATTGCCCGATCAACAATCCCACGGCGGTTCCCACGCCGTTGGAGAGGAAACCCTGTATCGACGAGGCTGTGCCGGCGATCCTGTCCATCGGCTCCATCGCCATGGCGCCGAAATTGGATCCGGTGAGGCCGAACAGGAACATGGTCAGCCCGTGCAGCGAGATGAAGACCCACAGTGTTTCGTGCCCCGACAGCAGGACGACAAGGCGAACCAGGCTCAGCACGATCATTCCCAGCAATGCTCCGTGCGAAACCGCCCTCATCCCCAGCCGTTCGACGATATGCGAATTGAGCAGGGCGGCGACCGCCATCGCTCCCGCCACCAGCGCGAAGCCGAGCGCGAAGAATTGCGGTGCGCCGAAGCTGTGGTCGAATATCTGCCGGCTGCTGGTGAGGAAGCCCATCATAGAGCCGTAGAGCAGGCCGCCGGCAAGCGTGTAGCCGAGCGAATAGCGGTCGGTCAGTGTCGAGGTCGCCGCACTGCCGATGTTGCGGGGGTGGATCGACTGCCGGCGGTCGGGAGGCAATGTCTCCGGAAGGCGCAGCCAGGCCCACAGTCCCACGAGCAGGCTGAAGGCGCCGAGCGCGTAGAATATCCAGTGCCATGGCGCGACCAGCAGCACCAGCTGGCCCAGGCTCGGCGCCGCCACCGGCACGATCAGGAAGGCCATGAAGGCCAGCGACATCACCCGCGCCATGCGTCGCCCCGAATAGCAGTCCCGGATGATCGAGATGCTGAGCACCCGGCTGGACGCCGCGGAGAAGCCCTGGCAGGCGCGCGCGGCCAGCAGCAGATCGAAGCTGGCGGCATGGGCCGCGATGAACGACATGATCGCGTAGATCGCCATGGCGGCGAGCAGCACCGGCCGTCGGCCGTACCGGTCCGCCAGCGGGCCGTAGAAGAGCTGGCCGATCCCGAAGCAGCCCACATAGGCGACGATGACGAGCTGCTGATGATTTTCGACCGACACGCCCAGATCGTTCCCGATCCGGCCAAGCGCGGGCAGCATGACGTCTATGCCGAGCGCGTTCACCGCCATCAGCGAGGCCATCAGCGCCACGAATTCGTGGAACGGCAGGCCATGCCCTCCGCGATCGGAAACTCTGGTGTCGGGCGCGTTCATCGCAGGTCCTGAAAAGGTCTCGGGCGGGGGCCGGCCCCGGAATCTTGCAACATGGCCGAACGCCCGCGGCTGTCGCCCCGGGCGGTGGATGGCGGATAGGCCGCGAGCGGCGGGCTGGCAACCAAAAGAGAAGGGCTCCGGAGCTTGCGCCCCGGAGCCCTTCTTCGAACCTCTGGCCCTGGGATCAGGACGAGAAGTACATGTCGAACTCGACGGGGCTCGGGGTCATCTCCCAGCGGGCGACTTCCGGCCACTTGAGCTCGATGTACGACTCGATCTGGTCGTCGGTGAACACGCCGCCCTTGGTCAGGAAGGCGTGATCGGCCTGGAGCGAGTTCAGCGCTTCGCGCAGCGAACCGCAGACGGTCGGAACCTCGGCCAGCTCTTCCGGGGGAAGGTCATAGAGGTTCTTGTCCATCGCCTCTCCCGGATGGATCTTGTTCTCGATCCCGTCGAGGCCGGCCATCAGCAGCGCCGCATAGCAGAGATACGGATTGGCCATCGCGTCGGGGAAGCGGAACTCGACGCGCTTCGCCTTCGCGCCCGTGCCGTACGGAATGCGGCACGAGGCCGAGCGGTTGCGTGCCGAATAGGCGAGCAGCACCGGCGCCTCATAGCCCGGCACCAGACGCTTGTAGCTGTTGGTGGTCGGGTTGGTGAAGGCGTTCAGCGCCTTGGCATGCTTGATCACGCCGCCGATGAAATACAGGCAGGTGTCCGACAGGCCCGCATAGCCGTTGCCCGCGAACAGCGGCTTGCCGCCGTCCCAGATCGACATGTGGGTGTGCATGCCCGAGCCGTTATCTTCCTTGATCGGCTTCGGCATGAAGGTAACGGTCTTGCCGTAGGCCTGAGCGACCTGCCAGCAGACATACTTATAGATCTGCATGCGGTCGGCGGTGGTGACCAGCGTGCCGAAGGTCAGGCCCAGCTCGTGCTGCGCGGCGGCCACCTCATGGTGGTGCTTGTCGCAGGGGAGGCCCATCTCCAGCATGGTCGAGACCATCTCGGCGCGGATGTCGACCGCGCTGTCGACCGGAGCGACCGGGAAATAGCCGCCCTTGGCGCGCGGACGGTGGCCGAGGTTGCCGCCCTCGAGCGGACGGCCGGTGTTGGTCGGCAGTTCGACGTCGTCGAGCTTGTAATAGCTCGAATTATAGGTGGTATCGAACTGGACGTCGTCGAACATGAAGAACTCGGCCTCGGGGCCGACATAGACGGTGTCGCCGATACCGATCGACTTCACATAGGCCTCGGCGCGCTTCGCGGTCGAGCGCGGATCGCGCGAGTAGAGCTCGCCGGTCGACGGCTCGACGATGTCGCAGACCAGGATCAGCATCGGGGTGGCCGAGAAGGGGTCGACCCAGATGGCGTCGAGATCCGGCTTCAGGATCATGTCGGACTCGTTGATGGCCTTCCAGCCCTCGATCGACGAACCGTCGAACATGAAGCCGTCGGTCAGTTCATCCTCGCCGACGACGCCGGCACACATCGTCAGATGCTGCCACTTGCCCTTCGGGTCGGTGAAACGAAGATCGACCCACTCGATCTCCTTGTCCTTGATAACCTTCAGAACGTCAGCGGGCTTGTTAGCCATGTCCTTGCCTTCCCCGTGAGAAAATACGTGAATGTTCGGGCGTCGTTACGCCCAGCGTTTTGGTGCGCCGCGCGATCAGATCGCGTCCGCGTCCCTCTCTCCTGTCCGGATGCGGACCGCACCCTCGACCGGCAGGATGAAGATCTTGCCGTCGCCGATACGACCCGTCTGCGCTGCGGAAGCGATCGCCTCGACCACCCGGTCGGCAAGGCTGTCCTCGACCACGACCTCAAGCTTCACCTTGGGCAGGAAATCGACGACATATTCCGCGCCGCGGTACAGCTCGGTATGACCCTTCTGACGGCCGAAACCCTTGGCTTCGGTCACCGTGATACCGGAAACGCCCACTTCGTGGAGGGCTTCCTTGACCTCATCCAGCTTGAACGGCTTGATGATCGCTTCGATTTTTTTCACCTGTGCCCTCCCCGGCCAGCGCGTTGCGGGCCTTCAATAAGCGTGCCAAAGCGCGAGTCGCAAGGACGCTGGGGAGCTTCTAGGCGATAATCTGCCGCAATGCCGCAAAAGAGGGCATCTATTGGCGAATTGCCTGAAAAATGGGCAATGCGTGCCCTGCAATTGATCGGGGCGAAATGCGGCGGCCCCGTAATGGCTTCACCCTCTCACATATAGGGGGGCTTGTGGAGCCCCTTCGGACTGGCGGTGAAGATCTCGCTGCCATCCTCGGTGATACCGATCGAATGCTCGAACTGGGCCGATAGCGAACGGTCGCGCGTTACCGCCGTCCAGCCGTCGTCGAGCAGCTTCACGTCGGGCCGGCCGATGTTGATCATCGGTTCGATCGTGAAGAACATGCCCGGCCGCAGTTCCGGACCGGTGCCGGGGCGGCCGACATGGACGACCTCCGGTGCGTCGTGGAACACCCGGCCCAGGCCATGGCCGCAGAAATCGCGCACCACCCCGTAGCGGTGCTTTTCCGCGTGGCGCTGGATGGCGAAGCCGATGTCGCCCAGCCGGTTGCCAGGTTTTGCCTGCTCGATCCCCAGCATCAGACATTCATAGGTGACCTCGACCAGGCGCCGCGCCTTGATGCCGACGTCGCCGACCAGGAACATGCGGCTGCTGTCGCCGTGCCAGCCGTCCAACAGCGGGGTAACGTCGATATTGACGATGTCACCATCCTTCAGCGTGCGATCACCCGGTATGCCGTGGCAGACGACATGGTTGATGCTGATGCAGCTGCTGTGGGTATAGCCGCGATAGTTCATCGTCGCCGGGACCGCGCCGCCGGCGATCGTCATGTCATAGACGATCCGGTCCAGTTCCTGGGTCTCCACGCCGGGCACCACATGTGGCGCCAGCGCGTCTAGGATCTCGGCGGCCAGACGGCCAGCTGCGCGCATCCCGGCAAAACCCTCGGAATCGTGGAGCTTGATCGCGCCGGTGCGCGGGTGGGAGGCGGTGGTGGCGTCGGCTTGGATATAGGTCGTCATGCGCTCCATATAGGAGAAAGCACCGGATTTTGCGAGCCCGCTTCCACCCCGCGCGATCACGCATTATGGACTCGGGCATGACCGCGCCCGAACGAGACGAAAAGATCTGGACCGCCGCACTGCTGATCATCGGCGACGAGATTCTTTCCGGCCGTACCCAGGACAAGAATATCGCGCAGGTGGCGCTCTGGCTGAATCTTCAGGGAATCAGACTGGGCGAGGTGCGGGTGGTTCCAGACAAGCTCGAATTGATCGGCGAGGCCGTGCTCCAGCTCAAGGCGCGCAACGACTATCTGTTCACCACGGGCGGGATCGGCCCGACCCATGACGACATCACCGTTGATGCGATCGCGGCGGCGCTGGGCGTGGACGTCGTCATCCATCCGCGGGCGCGCGCGGTTCTGGAGGAATATTATGTGACGCGCGGCGGGCTGACCGACGCGCGGCTGCGCATGGCGCGCGTGCCCGATGGCGCCGAACTGATCGAGAACCGCATGTCGGGCGCGCCCGGCATCCGCATGGGCAACATCTTCATCCTGGCCGGCGTGCCGCACATCGCGGGAATGATGCTGGAGGCGCTGACCAACCAGCTGGAGGGCGGGCTGCCGATGCTGTCGCGCACCTTGGGCTGCTGGGTGCCGGAGAGCGAGGTGGCCGATCTGCTGCGCGAGACCGAGAAGGCCCATGCCGGGTCGCAGATCGGCAGCTATCCCTTCTTCCGCGAAGGCAAGGTCGGCGCCAATTTCGTAGTGCGATCGACCGATCCCGACACGGTTGACCGTTGCATCGCTGCGATCGGCAGCGGGCTGGTCTCGCTGGGCTATGCGCCCGTCGCTGACGGAATCTGAGCAGACTTGCTTCCGTCATGCTGAACTTGGGCGTGTCATCAATTGATCCATTGCCGTCATTCCCGCGAAAGCGGGAATCCATGGACGGCGGTCCGCAGGAGGCTCCTGTCCCTCCTGACCGTGGATTCCCGCTTTCGCGGGAATGACGTGCCTGATTCAGGGCGCGCTCGCCTTTTAATCCCTTGCAACTGATGACACGCCCAAGTTCGGCATGATGAGGCGTTTCAGGCGGCGGCTCCCACATCCCGGATGCGCCGGGTAAGCGCCAGCGACAGGAACGCCGCGAAGGCGAAGGCCGAAGCGATCACGAAGGCGGCGCCCGGGAAGTGCACCGGCGCATTCGGCCCGGTGAAATAAGACAGCGTCGGGTTCAGCAGCAACGGCCCCGCGATCGCGCCGATCGCATTGAGGCTGCCGATGAAGCCCTGCATCTCGCCCTGCGCATCGGCGGGCGCGCGCTGGGACATCAGCGCGGTCAATGACGGCTGGATCAGCGCCTGGAGCGCTGTGACGACGATCATCGTCAGCCCGAACCAGGCATGGGGCACCAGCGCATAGCCGAGATAGCCCGCCGCCGCGACCGCGGTGCCGATCATCGCGGTGCGGCGTTCGCGCAATTTCCTGACGACCCGGCCCAGCACTGCGCCCTGGACCACCAGCATCGATCCGCCTGCCAGCGCCAGCGAAAGGCCGATCATCTGGTTCGACCATCCATATTGCGCGATGGAGAAGAAAGCCCAGGTCGCCGGATAGACCATTGAGGCGATGTTCCAGAGCAGCAGGATTCCGGCGAGGCCGAGGACGCCCTTCAGCTTGCGGGCGCTCAGCAGCGCGCCGATCGGGTTGGCGCGGGAAAGGCTGAACGGGCGGCGGCGTTCGGGCGGCAGCGTCTCGGGAAAGAAAAGCAGGCCGAACAGGAGATTGATCGCGCACAAGATGGCGGCTGCATAGAAAGGCACGCGGTGTCCGAACTCGCCAAGCAGGCCGCCGACCGCGGGGCCGATGATGAAACCAAGGCCGAAGGCGGCCCCGACGAGGCCGAAGCGCTTGGCGCGGTCCTCCGGCGCGGTGATGTCGGCAAGCGCGGCGGTGGCGGGGCTGAATGAGGCGCCGAACACCCCCGCGATCAGCCGCCCGGCGAACAGCCAGGCGAGGGTGGGGGCGAAGCCCATCAGCACATAGTCGATGCCGAGCCCGGCCAGAGCCAGCAGCAGCACCGGCCGCCGTCCGAAGCGATCGCCGAGATTGCCGGCAAGCGGGCCGCACAGGAACTGCATCAGCGCATAGGCGGTGGCGATCCAGCCGCCCATCCGCGTCGCCTCGGCCAGGTCGAGGCGGCCGACCTCCATCACCAGGCGCGGCAGCACCGGGATGATGATGCCGAAGCCGATCGCGTCGATCAGGATCGTCGCGACGATGAAGATGGTCGCGTTGCCCCGGCCCCGCTCTGAAACCGCCATATAGTCCGACTCTGGCCCCGAATCCGGAGCCCGATCGGCGCCGTGCCCGCTTCATCGTCGCTCAGGCTCCAAAAGACAAGGATGACGGCGGCGCCGGCTTCGTTCATGAAGAAGCCTGCCAAGCGGCCGAAGAGGGGGAGCCTGCATGACCCGGATCATCATCGCCTATGTCTCGACTTTGCTGGTGTTCGCCGCCGTTGATGCGGTGTGGCTGACCAACTCGGCCGACCTGCTCTATCGGCCGATTCTCGGTCCGATCCTGATCCCCGAGTTCCGGTTGGCGCCGGCGATCATCTTCTATCTGCTCTATATCGCGGGGCTGCTCTATTTCGCCGTGATGCCCGGCCTTGCCGACGGCCGATGGAAGACCGCGCTGGTCAAG
The sequence above is drawn from the Rhizorhabdus dicambivorans genome and encodes:
- a CDS encoding competence/damage-inducible protein A, whose protein sequence is MTAPERDEKIWTAALLIIGDEILSGRTQDKNIAQVALWLNLQGIRLGEVRVVPDKLELIGEAVLQLKARNDYLFTTGGIGPTHDDITVDAIAAALGVDVVIHPRARAVLEEYYVTRGGLTDARLRMARVPDGAELIENRMSGAPGIRMGNIFILAGVPHIAGMMLEALTNQLEGGLPMLSRTLGCWVPESEVADLLRETEKAHAGSQIGSYPFFREGKVGANFVVRSTDPDTVDRCIAAIGSGLVSLGYAPVADGI
- a CDS encoding TCR/Tet family MFS transporter, giving the protein MAVSERGRGNATIFIVATILIDAIGFGIIIPVLPRLVMEVGRLDLAEATRMGGWIATAYALMQFLCGPLAGNLGDRFGRRPVLLLALAGLGIDYVLMGFAPTLAWLFAGRLIAGVFGASFSPATAALADITAPEDRAKRFGLVGAAFGLGFIIGPAVGGLLGEFGHRVPFYAAAILCAINLLFGLLFFPETLPPERRRPFSLSRANPIGALLSARKLKGVLGLAGILLLWNIASMVYPATWAFFSIAQYGWSNQMIGLSLALAGGSMLVVQGAVLGRVVRKLRERRTAMIGTAVAAAGYLGYALVPHAWFGLTMIVVTALQALIQPSLTALMSQRAPADAQGEMQGFIGSLNAIGAIAGPLLLNPTLSYFTGPNAPVHFPGAAFVIASAFAFAAFLSLALTRRIRDVGAAA
- a CDS encoding DUF2177 family protein, which translates into the protein MTRIIIAYVSTLLVFAAVDAVWLTNSADLLYRPILGPILIPEFRLAPAIIFYLLYIAGLLYFAVMPGLADGRWKTALVKGGLFGFFAYATYDLTNQATLLLWSTKITVADMIWGTFVSGVSSAGGCLITARLSKGAQEKIGA